The window TCTTTTGCTACAATGCCTCCGATTACATAAAGGAGATTGCCAAGGTTGGAACCAATAGCGATATACAGTTATACCATAGAAAGGACGGTGATACCATAATGACATTTATCGAGCCGGTTAAGTACCCAGAGAAAATCTCATCCCTAACGGACTCTATATACCCTTCCGATATGGCAATAATAAAGGTAACTGCAATAAACCGTGATCTCGGCGAAGTTATAGTTGCACTTGACCTAATGGGGAAAACTACAGGATTTATAATAGCTACAGAAGAACAGCAGCCAGCAGTGAGGAAAATCCTGGAAAACACATCCCTGAAAGGGTTCAAATTTTTCCAGGGAAAACCAATGGAGCTTATAGACGAAATAAAAAAGGTGAAAATAAGCCGCAGTGATAAGGATAATCTTACTGTTATAGATCATTTCTTCAAGGTAAAGGGAGTAGGCACAGTGGCACTGGGTTTTGTTCTTTCTGGCAGCGTGTCAAGGCATCAGAAGCTCATACTATCAGATCTGGATAGGGAGGTTGAGGTAAGGTCAATACAGATGAATGACGAGGACGTTGAGACTGCGCCTGCAGGGTCCAGAGTTGGGCTCGCCCTTAAAAATATAGAGCCCACAGACATGGAGCGCGGCATGTTTCTGTCTGATAAATCTTTCAAATATGCAGGGGAAATAAAGGGGAATGTACTTCCCCAGAAAAGCCTAAAACTGAATCTGGGAGATAACTTCGAGGTTTTCGTATCGGATATAATGAGATTCCAGAGGGGGAAGTTTGAAAATGATCATATTCTCCTTGATAAAAAAATCCCTGTGGTAAAAAACAGGGTTGTTGTTGCCAGCAATAATATAGTTCCAAGGGTATTTGGAACCATTAACCTTTAATTTTTCTCTTCAGCATCTGTTCAGTCCCTATGTCGTGCCGGATATAATAATCACCGGATATATACTGCAATTTTTCCTCCACTATATCAGAAGCTTCATAAATGCTATCACCAATTCCTATAAGGGCCAGAGCCCGGGATTTAGAAGTTTTTACCCTGTTCATTGTTCCGGAAACAGAAGAATAGTACAGCCTGAAATTATCAGATTCTATATTGTCCTTAATTGTAATTTCCGACTCGGCAGGTTTTATTCCATATCCAGGAGGCACAATATATTTCAGAACGGTGGCTTTACTCATAAACTTAATATTGTCCTTGAGGGTTTCGCTGTAAATATCCAGAAAAATATCTACAAGATTTGATTTCAGGATCGTAAGGACATTTATGCCCTCCGGATCTGCAAACCTTGAATTGACCTCAATAACCTTTACCCCGTGATCCGTATCCATGAACTGACCGTATATAACGCCCTTAAATGGATTGCCATCCTCCTTCATTGAATTCACAATTTTTTTCAGAATTTCCCTAGCCTCGTTAACGGTATCTATGGTAATGAATGGAAGGATGAAATTCTTATCTGAGATAGATCCCATGCCTCCTGTATTAGGGCCAAGATCATCCTCATAAAGCCTTTTATAATCCTGTACAACCGGCATAAAAGCAATATGTGTCCCATCTGTGAATGCCTGAATTGAGAACTCCTCACCGATCTCCCTCTTTTCCAGCAACACCTTTCCATCCCTTTCAAGGATTTCTGATCCGTATGCTATTGCCTCAGCAGCTCCATTTATCTGGAGCCCCATGACCTTTACACCCTTTCCACCTGTGAGCCCTATTGGTTTAATTGCATATTCACCATCATTTTCCTTGAAGAATTTTTCAAGATCTTCCCTGCTCTTTATCAGTGTGTTTTCAATATCCCCTTTTATCCTGTATTTTTTCATAAGGCCACGCATGTACTCCTTGGAAGTTTCAATCATTGCGGCCTTCTGTGTCGGAGATGCCACCGGTATATGATTCTCCAGAAGCCTGTCAACAAGGTCCGTTTCCAGGACCCCGTCAGGTCCAATAAATGCAATGTCAATTTTATTTTTTTTGGCAAAATCAACTATCTTATATGAATCTGCACTGTATTCCATAACATCTTTCGATAGCCTCAATATTGATGGATTGTCATTGGTAACTACAGAATATAGCGTATCAGTTTCCCTGATTTTCCTTGCAATCGCATCTTCCCTGCCTCCACTGCCTACAAGTAAAACGTTCATTGTTCCTCTGCACGTAATGTCCTCTTGTTAATATTAAATTTACGGTGAAACTCTGTTGTAACCTTATATTTATGTGTATTCCTGTATTTCCTTGATGATACCATACCACCCTTCTTCAATTTTTCAAGGTCCTCCTTATAGTCATATCCGAAATTTTCCCTGAGGTCTCCTGATATTGCCTCACCATTCATCTTGAAAATATAGGAAAGCATAGCAAGCTGTTTCTCTGAGAATTCCTTCTCTATAAAAGGTTCCACAACTGGAACCATATTCTCACTCAATTTAATCTTATAACTGTTTCCGA of the Ferroplasma sp. genome contains:
- a CDS encoding SMC-Scp complex subunit ScpB, whose product is MNDISKKIEAILYSSREPLKASEISEYLGISTAEFSRAIKEISRNYEDINSSLKVGQFGNSYKIKLSENMVPVVEPFIEKEFSEKQLAMLSYIFKMNGEAISGDLRENFGYDYKEDLEKLKKGGMVSSRKYRNTHKYKVTTEFHRKFNINKRTLRAEEQ
- a CDS encoding EF-Tu/IF-2/RF-3 family GTPase → MESYSIFCYNASDYIKEIAKVGTNSDIQLYHRKDGDTIMTFIEPVKYPEKISSLTDSIYPSDMAIIKVTAINRDLGEVIVALDLMGKTTGFIIATEEQQPAVRKILENTSLKGFKFFQGKPMELIDEIKKVKISRSDKDNLTVIDHFFKVKGVGTVALGFVLSGSVSRHQKLILSDLDREVEVRSIQMNDEDVETAPAGSRVGLALKNIEPTDMERGMFLSDKSFKYAGEIKGNVLPQKSLKLNLGDNFEVFVSDIMRFQRGKFENDHILLDKKIPVVKNRVVVASNNIVPRVFGTINL
- the purD gene encoding phosphoribosylamine--glycine ligase, translating into MNVLLVGSGGREDAIARKIRETDTLYSVVTNDNPSILRLSKDVMEYSADSYKIVDFAKKNKIDIAFIGPDGVLETDLVDRLLENHIPVASPTQKAAMIETSKEYMRGLMKKYRIKGDIENTLIKSREDLEKFFKENDGEYAIKPIGLTGGKGVKVMGLQINGAAEAIAYGSEILERDGKVLLEKREIGEEFSIQAFTDGTHIAFMPVVQDYKRLYEDDLGPNTGGMGSISDKNFILPFITIDTVNEAREILKKIVNSMKEDGNPFKGVIYGQFMDTDHGVKVIEVNSRFADPEGINVLTILKSNLVDIFLDIYSETLKDNIKFMSKATVLKYIVPPGYGIKPAESEITIKDNIESDNFRLYYSSVSGTMNRVKTSKSRALALIGIGDSIYEASDIVEEKLQYISGDYYIRHDIGTEQMLKRKIKG